In the genome of Segatella copri, one region contains:
- a CDS encoding S1 RNA-binding domain-containing protein — protein MAKKIKLGDYNRLRIVKKVDFGLYLDGGDEGEILLPSRYVPEDAGIGDELDVFIYLDQEERLIATTETPLAKVGDFAYLEVKWVNEYGAFLGWGLMKDIFCPFREQKKRMVLGNSYIVHIHIDEESYRIVASAKIERYLNEDHPHYKHGDEVDLLIWQKTDLGFKVIIDNQYPGLLYQDQIFQYIHTGDKMKGYIGRVRPDGKIDVTLQKTGIQQTADFAETLYQYLLDNDGECNLGDKSEADDIYERFHVSKKVYKRAIGDLYKKRLITVSPMSIRLVE, from the coding sequence ATGGCAAAAAAGATAAAACTCGGCGATTACAATCGCCTTCGCATCGTAAAGAAAGTAGATTTCGGTCTGTATCTCGATGGTGGTGACGAGGGAGAAATCCTCCTTCCATCCCGCTACGTTCCAGAAGACGCTGGCATCGGAGACGAGCTGGATGTCTTCATCTATCTCGACCAGGAAGAGCGCCTCATCGCTACCACCGAAACCCCATTGGCTAAAGTCGGCGACTTCGCCTATCTCGAAGTGAAATGGGTCAACGAATACGGAGCCTTCCTGGGCTGGGGACTGATGAAGGACATCTTCTGCCCGTTCCGCGAGCAGAAGAAGCGCATGGTGCTCGGCAACTCCTACATCGTGCATATCCACATCGACGAGGAGAGCTACCGCATCGTTGCCTCTGCCAAGATAGAGCGTTATCTCAACGAAGACCATCCTCACTACAAGCATGGCGATGAGGTGGATCTCCTCATCTGGCAGAAAACCGACCTCGGCTTCAAGGTTATCATCGACAACCAGTATCCGGGTCTGCTCTATCAGGACCAGATCTTCCAGTACATCCACACGGGTGACAAGATGAAGGGCTACATCGGAAGAGTTCGTCCTGATGGAAAGATAGACGTCACCCTGCAGAAGACCGGCATCCAGCAGACAGCCGATTTCGCCGAAACCCTCTACCAGTATCTTCTGGACAACGACGGCGAGTGCAACCTTGGCGACAAGAGCGAGGCCGACGACATCTACGAGCGTTTCCACGTGAGCAAGAAGGTTTACAAGCGTGCCATAGGCGACCTCTACAAGAAGCGCCTCATCACCGTAAGCCCTATGAGCATCCGACTGGTAGAATAA
- a CDS encoding ABC transporter ATP-binding protein, protein MIDIKGITKSFGSLQVLKGIDLHIDKGEVVSIVGPSGAGKTTLLQIIGTLDKPDSGSIEVDGVDVRSLSTKKLSDFRNQHLGFVFQFHQLLPEFTALENIMIPAFIAGKGRKEAKERAEELLEFMGLSDRANHKPAELSGGEKQRVAVARALVNNPAVILADEPSGSLDTKNKAELHQLFFDLRDKFGQTFVIVTHDEGLASITDRTIHLKDGMIEKTVEAGAADNKEETADNKEESAAEEPESSADCI, encoded by the coding sequence ATGATTGATATAAAAGGTATAACCAAGAGCTTCGGCTCCCTGCAGGTGCTTAAGGGCATCGACCTGCATATTGACAAGGGCGAGGTGGTAAGCATCGTCGGACCTAGTGGTGCCGGCAAGACCACACTTCTCCAGATTATCGGTACCCTCGACAAGCCAGATAGTGGCAGCATTGAGGTGGATGGTGTGGATGTGCGCAGCCTCAGCACCAAGAAGCTGAGCGATTTCCGCAACCAGCATCTCGGTTTCGTCTTCCAGTTCCATCAGCTTCTCCCTGAGTTCACCGCCCTGGAGAACATCATGATTCCTGCCTTCATCGCCGGAAAGGGCAGAAAGGAAGCCAAGGAGCGTGCCGAGGAGTTACTGGAATTCATGGGTTTGAGCGACAGAGCCAACCACAAGCCTGCCGAGTTATCCGGTGGTGAGAAGCAGCGTGTAGCCGTGGCAAGAGCCCTGGTCAACAACCCTGCCGTCATCCTTGCCGATGAGCCATCAGGAAGTCTCGACACCAAGAACAAGGCAGAGCTTCACCAGCTCTTCTTCGACCTGAGAGACAAGTTCGGTCAGACTTTCGTCATCGTTACCCACGATGAGGGTCTTGCGTCCATCACCGACCGCACCATCCATCTCAAGGATGGAATGATAGAGAAAACGGTGGAGGCAGGAGCTGCTGATAACAAGGAAGAAACTGCTGATAACAAGGAAGAGTCTGCTGCAGAAGAACCAGAATCATCCGCAGATTGCATCTAA